AATCTGGCTCACTGTTTCCAGCTCACTCACTCAATATTCACACCATTTACTCATCTCACAAACGCAGCAAAGGgacacaaaaaattaacaaataacaTCTGTATGCATATACATGGGCTAACAGTTTGAGCAACGACTAACTGCAGGTGCAAAAAACATCggaaaagtaatatttttaaaaagggaacaaaaacattacaataacaTTATGTCATACAGACGATCACACACATAGCAGACAACAGGTCGTTAATACTTCCATGATTTTGCATAAGGTATTTCACAACACAGCCATATAAATCAAAGAGCATTTATATACGCCATCACAAATGATGACGGGAATTTGCAAGACAATCGGAATACTGATGAAAGAGGTGATAATTGAATCCATAATTTTCCcagttaaagaaaaaaaaagaatactgaAGAAACGGTGgtcataataaaaacattaataaatatacaatacttCAATTGTCTAGAATACAACGATATATTATGACGTCCTGAGTTTGTTTAAACACTAACCGAGGGATTGGCTGGGATTCCTGTACGGGTGTAGAAAGTGTCCGCTACAATTCGGGTACGACCATACGGAGGCTTTTTAATCTCCTCTTTCTTAATCACATCCCCCAACCTCCATCCGTACTCCCAAGAACTGAGCAAGGGGAAGGCGAATTTTTCCTCGGGTCCCTTCTTGTTCCTGGAACACAGGTACTGGTATCTCCCTTTGCCCTCCTTCGTGAATCCATCGTATAGCTTCTCCTTGGTCCCGGCGGACGCGGGCCGCATCTCTGCTACCAGCTGCTGAAGCTTACCCTCAGCTTTGGAAAGATCGGGGAAGGCATTAAAGTCCGATTTCACTTTGTTAAATTTCGGAGGGGCATAATCTTCAGGAAGCTTCTTGAAAATGTCCTCTGCGGGTTTCGgagcattttgaatttttctccTGGCAACTTCGGACTGTTTGGAGGTGGCAAGTTGTCCGTTGGAATCTTTTAGTTTGTAGAACCACTGTAAACGGGTATCTCGCTCTTTATTGTAAGATTCCTCCAAAAATTTCTGAATCTGCGTGTTCGCCGGATAGTTCCGAGCCATTCTCAGCAGTCAGTCAATTATCTTTGAGTGAAAATTATCGAGTAGTATCAATAAATACCTGCCTTACGATAGTCCTCTATTACCTGGACGGGACACCGCACGAGCGTATTGACATTTCCCATAGCAACTCGTGTCGTCATGATCGCACGGGATTTCACGAGAGGAAACCATTTCCGATCAAAACAAAAATGGCGCTGAACTGTCCAGAAGAAGTAGACGTCTTCAAAGTTCCACATTCTAGAATGAAGGAACTTGTGGACAAATATTTGGCCATGGTAATTTAGATAAGGACATACCATTCTGTATTTTGGCAATATTGTCATTTGGGAATTCTATTTACTGTTATAACATTGCCGTCTTAAAGTTAAACTCGAAATTTGTGAATATATTCTGGTATCAGCTTCATAAACATGCTGTTCATTTTAaactttagaaaataaaataaatgttattgaAGGTGTGCCGTCATCGAAGTTCGTAATTAATCTCATTTTAAGTCGTGTGACATCCTTAAAATTACTGATGTAATACTACACAGTGACGACTTACGTGTAGTTTTACGGGGGGGTCTTTGATGACTGAATGTTAACAGTGTTCTCGCATGCAAAACAGATTGcagttatcatttttaagttatgcAATTATTTTGTTGCAGGTGACAGACACAAATTTCGCTAATGTCCACCACATGACAAATCTCCTTGAAAATCTTGTGGACGCTTTCCAAGAGTTCCGGGCCCACGAGCAAATTGAGAACAAGTACATAATGAAGAAACTGAAGGCCAAACTGAATGCTCTTTCCATTCGAAGCTCAGCTGTATGCAACTGTCATTCTGATAATAGACTCACAGAAATGTTAAGGCTTCTACAAGATGGCTACCAGTGTCGAGACAAGAGCGAGGTGGACAGGGAGAATTATGGGATAAAGCTGCGATCGGCTCTGGAAGATTTCACACGGAAGTTCATACCTCACATGGAAGAGGAAGAGGAGgttctttctttttatatatgatttatctttatgaatgaatgaaagaaagaaaatttcaaatcatGATAGATTTTGTGTAGGCTTGTCTGAGTAAATTGTGCCTTCTCTTGAAGAAAAGGGACGGAATGTTTTCAACCTATCCATCAGTACTTAGGCGACTTGTAATCCAATACCTAAAGAGTGCTTTAACAGAATATAGGAAGGCCATTACATGCAGATCAAGGGTCTAACAAAACTGGACATTGACAAATAAAAGCTcaatatcttgaaaaccttGACTGACATCTTTCACAGGAATGCACAAAAGGGTAGAAGAAtcttaattataaaaagttCATGATGTCAAAGGCCAAACTACTCTGAAAATCATAGACTATATCTGACTAAAAGTTGCTCACTCATagatttattttgagaaacCTTGCTATAGAAAACTGAATGAAGTTGTACACTGATATCTCTTACTAAGGAGTAAATTACCCTACTGATTATAAGAGCAAGGGTCAAACTACCCTGGACATAGAAAGACAtgatcaatatttttataaatcgtATGCTTGTCTGCTCAGtaccttttgaaaaaaattactcCTTTTTAATATGCCCACATTATGGGTAGGGATGGGGACGTAtgctttttaaacatttcttgttTTGAAAAGACTTCTATTATATGCCACTTTTAATTGCAAAACTTGTACAGATACCATTTTGTGTAATTCTTCTAAAATTAACATAGATGATAGTTGTAAGCTCATTGAACAAGTGATAACATATTACCATTTTGATTTACTTCCTCaacattgtaatacatgtacaatatgatAACAATGCACAAGTCAG
This genomic window from Crassostrea angulata isolate pt1a10 chromosome 8, ASM2561291v2, whole genome shotgun sequence contains:
- the LOC128157849 gene encoding protein ATP6V1FNB-like gives rise to the protein MARNYPANTQIQKFLEESYNKERDTRLQWFYKLKDSNGQLATSKQSEVARRKIQNAPKPAEDIFKKLPEDYAPPKFNKVKSDFNAFPDLSKAEGKLQQLVAEMRPASAGTKEKLYDGFTKEGKGRYQYLCSRNKKGPEEKFAFPLLSSWEYGWRLGDVIKKEEIKKPPYGRTRIVADTFYTRTGIPANPSVSV